The following are encoded in a window of Acropora muricata isolate sample 2 chromosome 6, ASM3666990v1, whole genome shotgun sequence genomic DNA:
- the LOC136919793 gene encoding uncharacterized protein produces MCFRCSSCDVTDFVCPLVNPIALEQGHEDATLRYSTLQNTATQKDAAEPRKAQNPYTLKAAAWKGKSGVLNARPLPSNNGVAQVAVPVEVKQFMFNPTETMTTPQPQTIYQNQTDNIYRHGHHLSQKTVCKQTPPSQHMVFTGNHREIHTNSIRNCADTGKYLVKNCIGAATVESSKQSLNSQ; encoded by the exons ATGTGTTTCCGGTGTTCGTCTTGTGATGTTACTGATTTTGTGTGTCCTTTAGTTAACCCGATAGCTCTTGAACAAGGTCATGAAGATGCTACGCTACGCTACTccactcttcaaaatacagccACCCAAAAGGACGCTGCAGAGCCTCGCAAGGCGCAAAATCCGTACACGCTCAAAGCCGCGGCGTGGAAAG GTAAAAGTGGAGTCCTAAACGCAAGACCTCTGCCATCGAACAATGGTGTGGCCCAAGTCGCGGTCCCTGTTGAAGTAAAACAGTTCATGTTTAATCCAACTGAAACAATGACAACTCCGCAGCCGCAAACCATTTATCAGAATCAGACAG ATAACATTTACAGACACGGTCACCATCTTTCACAGAAAACTGTTTGTAAACAAACCCCACCTTCTCAACATATGGTCTTTActggaaatcatcgcgaaattCACACGAATTCGATCAGAAACTGCGCAGATACAGGTAAGTATTTAGTAAAGAATTGCATCGGTGCTGCAACGGTGGAAAGTAGTAAACAAAGTTTGAATTCTCAATGA